The following proteins are co-located in the Synechococcus sp. PROS-U-1 genome:
- a CDS encoding CYTH domain-containing protein — MALEIERRFLVRSDAWRSSAGPGQALRQGYLAASAEGMTVRIRLRGTDQAWLTLKAAADAVGLVRHEFEYPIPVADAEALWDLAPHRLDKVRYALDWPGGDWVVDFFQGENAPLVLAEVELASAQVDLTIPPWCGEEITGESRWSNAVLAQHPVQAWPVEARRRFGWA; from the coding sequence ATGGCTCTGGAGATTGAACGACGTTTTCTGGTGCGCTCTGACGCCTGGCGCAGCAGTGCCGGCCCCGGACAGGCCCTACGACAGGGGTACCTGGCCGCAAGTGCAGAGGGGATGACAGTGCGGATCCGCCTGCGCGGCACGGATCAGGCCTGGCTCACCCTCAAGGCGGCTGCTGATGCCGTTGGCCTGGTGCGACACGAGTTCGAGTATCCGATTCCGGTGGCGGATGCTGAGGCCCTTTGGGATCTGGCACCGCACCGCCTGGACAAAGTCCGCTACGCGTTGGATTGGCCTGGTGGTGACTGGGTGGTGGATTTCTTTCAGGGAGAAAACGCCCCATTGGTGCTGGCGGAGGTGGAGCTGGCGTCGGCCCAGGTCGATTTGACGATTCCACCCTGGTGTGGAGAGGAGATCACCGGAGAGTCCCGCTGGAGCAATGCGGTGCTGGCGCAGCATCCGGTTCAGGCTTGGCCGGTGGAAGCTCGGCGTCGTTTTGGTTGGGCTTAA
- a CDS encoding helix-turn-helix transcriptional regulator, protein MSSLDGIDPLGISLSAREIEIIELVAEGLTNQEIADRLTISKRTVDNHVSNVFTKTGSKNRVALLNWAMDNGKICRDGFNCCVLPENDAPSP, encoded by the coding sequence ATGGAATTGATCCTCTCGGGATCTCCCTCTCTGCCAGGGAGATCGAGATCATCGAGCTCGTGGCAGAGGGACTGACCAATCAGGAAATTGCTGATCGTCTCACCATCAGCAAACGAACGGTCGACAACCATGTGAGCAACGTGTTCACCAAAACCGGTTCAAAGAACAGGGTGGCTCTGCTCAACTGGGCGATGGACAACGGCAAGATCTGCCGCGATGGCTTCAACTGTTGCGTCCTTCCAGAAAACGATGCCCCTTCACCCTGA